In Antechinus flavipes isolate AdamAnt ecotype Samford, QLD, Australia chromosome 3, AdamAnt_v2, whole genome shotgun sequence, a genomic segment contains:
- the P2RY6 gene encoding P2Y purinoceptor 6 isoform X2: MEAGNETTTKTFGFPGSPPSCVFHENFKHVLLPLVYSLVLALGLPLNAYVIVQIWLSRKALTRTAIYMLNLAVADLLYTCSLPLLIYNYAQRDTWPFGDFSCRLVRFQFYTNLHGSILFLACISFQRYLGICHPLSRWHKRWGRGSAWVVCGAVWLAVSAQCLPTVAFAQTGELRNRTVCYDLSPPSLAASYLPYGMALTFTGFVLPFSAVLACYVRLVRRLCQQGGPEGPAVAEKRSKSARMVVVVLAAFAISFLPFHVTKTAYLAVRSISGVPCPVLQAFAAAYKGTRPFASVNSVLDPILFYFTQKKFRQSPQQILSKISAKWQGTKWQQGH, from the coding sequence ATGGAGGCAGGAAATGAGACGACCACAAAGACCTTTGGCTTCCCGGGCTCCCCTCCCTCCTGTGTCTTCCACGAGAACTTCAAGCACGTGCTCCTGCCCTTGGTGTACTCCCTGGTGCTGGCCCTGGGTCTGCCCCTGAACGCCTACGTCATCGTGCAGATCTGGCTGTCGCGGAAAGCCCTGACCCGCACAGCTATCTACATGCTGAACCTGGCCGTGGCCGACCTGCTCTACACCTGCTCCTTGCCTCTGCTAATCTACAACTACGCCCAGAGAGACACCTGGCCCTTTGGGGACTTCTCCTGCCGCCTGGTCCGCTTTCAGTTCTACACCAACCTCCACGGCAGCATCCTCTTCCTGGCTTGCATCAGCTTCCAGCGCTACCTGGGCATATGTCACCCCCTGTCCAGATGGCACAAACGGTGGGGCCGAGGCTCCGCCTGGGTGGTGTGCGGGGCCGTGTGGCTGGCCGTCTCAGCCCAGTGCCTGCCCACGGTCGCCTTTGCCCAGACCGGGGAGCTACGGAACCGCACTGTCTGCTATGATCTGAGCCCTCCGAGCCTGGCCGCCAGCTACCTGCCGTATGGCATGGCCCTCACCTTCACCGGCTTCGTGCTGCCCTTCAGCGCCGTGCTGGCTTGCTACGTGCGCCTGGTCCGCCGTCTGTGCCAGCAAGGCGGCCCTGAGGGGCCGGCCGTGGCAGAGAAGCGGAGCAAGTCGGCTCgcatggtggtggtggtgctaGCCGCCTTTGCCATCAGCTTCCTGCCATTCCATGTCACCAAGACTGCCTACCTGGCTGTCCGGTCCATATCCGGGGTTCCCTGCCCTGTCCTACAGGCCTTTGCTGCCGCCTACAAGGGCACGAGACCCTTTGCCAGTGTCAACAGCGTCCTCGACCCCATCCTCTTCTACTTCACACAGAAGAAATTCCGCCAGAGCCCCCAGCAGATCTTGTCCAAGATCAGTGCCAAGTGGCAAGGCACTAAGTGGCAACAGGGACACTGA